ATCGCGAATCGCTCATGTCGCCGACGATCTGCTGCGGCTGGGGGCGCGCATGACATAGCCGACACCGCGCAGCGTGTGGATCAGCCGGTCCGGTCCGGTGTCGACCTTCTTGCGGAGATACGACACATAGGTCTCCACCACGCCCACTTCGCCGCCGAAGTCGTAGCGCCAGACGTGGTCGAGAATGCGCGGTTTGCTCAGCACGGTCCCGGCGTTGACCATGAAGTACCGCAGCAGGGTGAATTCGGTCGGCGACAGCGCCACCGGCTCCCCCGCCTTCCAGACCTCGTGGGTGTCGTCGTCGAGTTCGATGTCCTCGAAACGGATCCGTGAGGATTTCGTCTCCTCCACCACGTGACCGGAACGGCGCAGAATCACTCGCAACCGCGCCACCACCTCCTCGAGGGAGAACGGTTTGGTGACGTAATCGTCGGCGCCGAGGGTGAGTCCGGTGATCTTGTCCTCGACCTCGTCGCGGGCGGTGAGGAACAGGACGGGTGCGTCGATGCCGTCGGCGCGCAGCCGGCGCAGCAGGCCGAAGCCGTCCATGCCGGGCATCATGACGTCGACGATCAGCGCGTCGGGCCGGAATTGCTTGGCTCGATCGAGCCCCTCGGCGCCGTTGACCGCCGATGCCACCTCGAAGCCCTGGTAGCGCAGACTCACCGACAGCAGTTCGACGATCATCGGTTCGTCATCGACCACCAGTACCCGGGCCTCGGGCGTCCGATCGCCAGCCACACCGTTCATGCTGGCTATCGTCTCTCGCACAGCCCGGAAAGCGCTGAACGTTGCCTGGGAGTTTCCTGCGAGCCCCGTGTGGGGCCGCGCGCGGAACTGTTCACAGACGAAGAGAGCCCCCTGTCAGGATTGAACTGACGACCTTCGCTTTACAAGAGCGGTGCTCTACCACTGAGCTAAGGAGGCGGGGTGAAGCGGTGCAATCATAACCAGCTCGGCGGCTGTGCGAAAAACCTGCACAGCCGTAGGAAAGACGGGAACGGACGCAGCGGCCGCGTGTGCCCTATCCGGGCAGCACGCAGCCGCTGATCACCGTCGCTCCGCGCCGTATCGTCGAGCGCGAATCAGGACTGGGCGGCCTGCCGGGCCGCATCGTCCGCGGCCATCGCGTCACGCAGGCTCTTGGGCCGCATGTCCGTCCAGTTCTTCTCCACGTATTCGACGCAAGCTGCGCGGCTGTCCTCGCCGAACACCACTCGCCACCCGGCCGGAACCTCGGCGAATGCAGGCCACAGGGAATGCTGCTCCTCGTCGTTGACCAGAACGAAGAAGCGGCCGTCCTCGTCGTCGAAGGGGTTGGTGCTCATTTCACCTCACTGGATACTGGCGCTGTATACGGGAACGCGCTGTGTACGGATTTCGTGGAGCGCCGGACTCGAGCCGGAACCGACCGACCTGAGCCGAAGCCCCGAGCGATGTGTCGACACTAGCAAGACCGACGTTACGCGTTGCGGGTTACCTCGAGCCCGCGAAAAAATCGAGCAGGATCTTGTTGACGGCCTCCGGGCGTTCGAGATAGCCGAAATGTCCGGCGTCCGGGATCTCCTGATAGCGGGCGTCGGGAATGACGTCGGCCAGCTCACGGGTCAGATACGCGGGGATCATCCGGTCGTCGGCGAAGCCCATGGCCAGACACGGCACCTTGATTCCGCGGTAGGCCTGCAGCCGGTCGAAATCGTGATCCATTCGTCGCTGGGCCCGAATTCCCGGGGTAACCGGCCCGCCGGTGAATTCGAACAGATCCAGCCAATCGCGCGCAGAATTCGGATCGGCCATCGTCGCGGGCGAAAGATTCATCACCGCGGTCACGGCGGCCTCGTATTTGGCCGGCATCTGCACACCCGAGGCGTCGAGTTCGTGCTCACCCAGTGACAGGGTCTTCTGGAATTGATCCAGGCGCGCGTGCCCGGCCATGAACACGGCCTTGCGCACCAGGTCCGGGCGGGCCAGAGCCAGCTCCTGCGTCACCCGGGCGCCCATCGAGGTCCCCGCGACCAGAGCCGGGCCCTCGTCGAGATATTCGATGAGCGCGGCGGTGTCGGCGGCGAGTTCGTCGATGGTCATACCGCCGGCCGCCTCGTACGACGGGGCGATACCGCGGTTGTCGAACGTGCAGACCCGGTATCCGGCCGCGACCAGCGCCGGAACCTGATGCAGCTCCCACACCCTGCCCGGGCTGCCGGTCCCCATGATCAGCACGACCAGCGGGGCCGCTCCCTTGGTGTCGGTGCCTTTGGCCTTGTCCCCCTTCACCTGGTAGTTCAGTGAGATTCCATTCACCGTGGCCAACGGCATGATGCAGTGACCCCTTCCTCGACGATCGGTGCGGCGGCGATACTCGCCTCTCACCAACGGTATAGGTTCGCACTCTCCCGGCGTTTCGCCCCTGTGGGCAGCCACACCCGCGCTGTTGCGGTTCGGCAGCGGACGGCACCAAGCCGACGGCCCTTTTCGGGACGACCGATACCATTGACAGCGCACGGCGCCGAGACCACGACGGTCCACACCAACCGCCGTGCCACGACCCCGAGCCGAGAGGACACGATGATGGCCGCGAAGAGCGCCAACGACATCGCGGACGACGACCTGGAACCGCTGGCCGACGAGACCGCCCGGCAGGCACAGCGCGTCGTGGCCGCCTACGCCACCGACGCCGACGAGTGCCGGATGCTGCTGTCGATGCTCGGCATCGGCCCCAGCACCCGCGGCGAATAGCCACTTCGGCAATTCACCCATACAACTGAAATCCCACGCCTAGCCCCGCCATTTCGGCGACCGGAGGATCCAGCAGTGGACCAGACGAGCGATATACGCAGTGATCTACCCCGAGACGCTCTGCCGGAAACCGAATCCGCACCAGCCGCCCGCCCCGGCAGCGCCGGGTCCGGATTCGTCGTGGTCGCCAACCGGCTACCGGTGGATCTCGAACGCCTCCCCGACGGCACCACGCGGTGGAAGCGGAGTCCCGGGGGCCTGGTCACCGCGCTGGAACCGGTCCTGCGGAACAACAACGGCGCCTGGGTGGGCTGGGCCGGTGTCCCCGATGTGGATGTCGATCCGATCATCGAGGACGGACTGGAGCTGTATCCGGTACCGCTGTCGGCCACCGAGGTAGCCGACTACTACGAGGGCTTCTCCAACGGGACCCTGTGGCCGCTGTATCACGATGTGATCGTGCGGCCGGAGTACCACCG
The genomic region above belongs to Nocardia spumae and contains:
- a CDS encoding response regulator transcription factor, which produces MNGVAGDRTPEARVLVVDDEPMIVELLSVSLRYQGFEVASAVNGAEGLDRAKQFRPDALIVDVMMPGMDGFGLLRRLRADGIDAPVLFLTARDEVEDKITGLTLGADDYVTKPFSLEEVVARLRVILRRSGHVVEETKSSRIRFEDIELDDDTHEVWKAGEPVALSPTEFTLLRYFMVNAGTVLSKPRILDHVWRYDFGGEVGVVETYVSYLRKKVDTGPDRLIHTLRGVGYVMRAPSRSRSSAT
- a CDS encoding MbtH family protein; amino-acid sequence: MSTNPFDDEDGRFFVLVNDEEQHSLWPAFAEVPAGWRVVFGEDSRAACVEYVEKNWTDMRPKSLRDAMAADDAARQAAQS
- a CDS encoding alpha/beta fold hydrolase, giving the protein MPLATVNGISLNYQVKGDKAKGTDTKGAAPLVVLIMGTGSPGRVWELHQVPALVAAGYRVCTFDNRGIAPSYEAAGGMTIDELAADTAALIEYLDEGPALVAGTSMGARVTQELALARPDLVRKAVFMAGHARLDQFQKTLSLGEHELDASGVQMPAKYEAAVTAVMNLSPATMADPNSARDWLDLFEFTGGPVTPGIRAQRRMDHDFDRLQAYRGIKVPCLAMGFADDRMIPAYLTRELADVIPDARYQEIPDAGHFGYLERPEAVNKILLDFFAGSR